One window of the Desulfobaccales bacterium genome contains the following:
- a CDS encoding 1-acyl-sn-glycerol-3-phosphate acyltransferase, with translation MHTPQPDLTPPLPAPAEPKPRSWAGRLVQRLTAWLAGQEYHYAGYLPSRPGWILRFTLDPFFARVGVNPRYQERLQALAREGAVVYALKYRSHLDFLFFHRRYHQLGLPAPEVAFDLNLWMWQPFSHLVQIVSAALNYFTRKRAWPRPFQDGYFRTILQQRRASLLFLVDSVGFRQRFLKPREDPLRHLLELQGELDFPIFVVPQVVMLSRDPAREDKGLLDLFFGDRENPGRLRKLALCFVKAKKAVVEMGDPINLREVLAAHPGEAQLGQVAQELRRELIARIDLKKRVVMGPVIKSREEFLELTLTDPGLTQFMEHLAEAEKKKLSKVKKTAQDYFWEISSDNNALLMGLMDRAVTWLTQNLFTGVVFDEEGFEPVRRAREQGNLVFVPCHKSHLDYLLLNHQIYHHHVAPPRIAAGKNLAFWPMSWIFRNSGAFFIRRRFHGAKLYAEVLYTYLKALVKTGHNLEFFIEGGRSRTGKLVLPKMGLMNMVIRTFKEGAAPDLILVPTFIGYDQVLEEKAYLQELEGKAKEAESVGQLVKARKFLKRRYGRAYIQFSAPISLKAYLAEHPEVDLTNGEALRHLSLELSFRIVQAINQVSVVTPFSLVCAALLTYPRKGVYRRELYRIIQTLHSYLVAKGVRRADSLDNLPQAVEETLALCEARKLITRIEQEEGLTDELGLGGYSIDETKRPLLEYYKNNIIHFFLPASMAALSILSGQGVDFDRRQVVEDLRFLQDLFKYEFIYEELDPERQVDEVLEYLSAREVVVPLDAAGERYALSAAGLRELAYFANLLYNYLESYWIVFRSIKYLQKKPRSEKEFLKRIFNIGQKLYKLGEVERSEAISEANFQNALKLFGEKGIVTKRRPEGKGAATFSPPSDEDAKDFYGRQLARFFRR, from the coding sequence ATGCACACACCGCAGCCTGACCTCACCCCGCCCCTGCCCGCGCCGGCGGAACCCAAGCCCCGGAGTTGGGCCGGCCGCCTTGTGCAACGCCTCACCGCCTGGCTGGCCGGGCAGGAGTACCATTACGCCGGCTATCTCCCCAGCCGTCCCGGCTGGATTTTGCGCTTCACCCTGGACCCCTTTTTCGCCCGTGTGGGCGTCAACCCCCGCTACCAGGAGCGCCTCCAGGCCCTGGCCCGGGAGGGGGCGGTGGTTTATGCCCTGAAGTACCGCAGCCACCTGGATTTTCTCTTTTTCCACCGGCGCTACCACCAATTGGGTCTGCCCGCCCCCGAGGTGGCCTTCGACCTCAACCTGTGGATGTGGCAGCCTTTTTCTCACCTGGTGCAGATTGTTTCCGCCGCCCTCAATTACTTCACCCGCAAGCGGGCCTGGCCCCGGCCTTTCCAGGACGGCTATTTCCGCACCATCCTGCAGCAGCGCCGGGCCTCGCTGCTCTTTCTGGTGGACTCCGTGGGCTTCCGGCAGCGCTTCCTCAAGCCCCGGGAGGACCCCTTAAGGCATCTGCTGGAGCTGCAGGGGGAGCTGGATTTCCCCATCTTCGTGGTGCCCCAGGTGGTGATGCTGAGCCGGGATCCGGCCCGGGAGGACAAGGGGCTGCTGGACCTCTTCTTCGGCGACCGGGAGAACCCGGGGAGGCTCCGGAAGCTGGCCCTGTGCTTTGTCAAAGCCAAAAAGGCCGTGGTGGAGATGGGGGATCCCATCAACCTGCGGGAGGTGCTGGCCGCCCATCCGGGGGAGGCGCAGCTCGGTCAGGTGGCCCAGGAACTGCGGCGGGAACTCATCGCCCGCATTGACCTTAAAAAACGGGTGGTCATGGGGCCGGTGATCAAATCCCGGGAGGAATTCCTGGAGCTCACCCTCACCGATCCCGGCCTTACTCAGTTCATGGAGCACCTGGCGGAGGCGGAGAAAAAGAAGCTCTCCAAGGTGAAAAAGACGGCCCAGGACTATTTCTGGGAGATCTCCTCGGATAACAACGCCCTCCTCATGGGGCTCATGGACCGGGCCGTCACCTGGCTCACCCAGAACCTGTTCACCGGCGTGGTCTTTGATGAAGAGGGCTTCGAGCCGGTGCGCCGGGCCCGGGAGCAGGGCAACCTGGTCTTCGTGCCCTGCCACAAGAGCCACCTGGACTACCTGCTCCTCAACCACCAGATCTATCACCACCATGTGGCGCCGCCCCGCATCGCCGCCGGGAAAAATCTGGCCTTCTGGCCCATGTCCTGGATCTTCCGCAACTCCGGGGCCTTCTTCATCCGGCGGCGCTTCCACGGGGCCAAACTCTATGCCGAGGTCCTCTATACCTACCTCAAGGCCCTGGTGAAGACCGGCCACAACCTGGAGTTTTTTATTGAAGGGGGGCGCTCCCGCACCGGCAAGCTGGTCCTCCCCAAGATGGGCCTGATGAACATGGTGATCCGCACCTTTAAGGAAGGAGCGGCCCCGGACCTCATCCTGGTGCCCACTTTCATCGGCTACGACCAGGTCCTGGAGGAGAAGGCCTACCTGCAGGAACTGGAAGGCAAAGCCAAGGAGGCGGAGTCGGTGGGCCAGTTGGTGAAGGCCCGCAAGTTCCTCAAGCGGCGCTATGGCCGGGCCTACATCCAGTTCAGCGCTCCCATTTCCCTCAAGGCGTACTTGGCGGAGCACCCGGAGGTGGATCTCACCAACGGGGAGGCCCTGCGGCACCTGAGCCTGGAGCTCTCCTTCCGCATCGTCCAGGCCATCAATCAGGTGTCGGTGGTCACCCCCTTTTCCCTGGTGTGCGCCGCTTTGCTCACCTACCCAAGGAAAGGCGTCTACCGGCGGGAGCTCTACCGCATCATCCAGACCCTGCACAGTTACCTCGTGGCCAAAGGCGTGCGCCGGGCCGACTCCCTGGACAACCTGCCCCAGGCGGTGGAGGAGACCCTGGCCCTGTGCGAAGCCCGCAAGCTCATCACCCGTATTGAGCAGGAGGAGGGTCTCACCGACGAGCTGGGGCTGGGGGGCTACAGCATCGACGAAACCAAGCGGCCCCTCCTGGAGTATTACAAGAACAACATCATCCATTTCTTCCTGCCCGCCTCCATGGCCGCGCTCTCCATCCTCTCCGGGCAGGGGGTGGACTTTGACCGCCGGCAGGTGGTGGAAGACCTGCGCTTCCTGCAGGATCTGTTCAAGTATGAGTTCATTTACGAGGAACTGGATCCGGAGCGCCAGGTGGATGAGGTGCTGGAGTATTTGAGCGCCCGGGAGGTGGTGGTGCCGTTGGACGCCGCGGGTGAGCGTTACGCCCTGTCCGCCGCGGGCTTGCGGGAGCTGGCCTACTTCGCCAATCTGCTCTACAACTACCTGGAATCTTATTGGATTGTCTTTCGCTCCATCAAATACCTGCAGAAAAAGCCCCGGAGCGAAAAGGAATTCCTGAAGCGCATCTTCAATATCGGCCAGAAGCTCTACAA
- the tatC gene encoding twin-arginine translocase subunit TatC, producing the protein MTEMSFFEHLNDLRKRLIISFVALFIAMGLSWPLAPTVQRFIQRPLLEPSLTQKLQYQVSLWTSQKFPGLAAKLGLKPELPQVQPHKLNYMAPLEPFFVQMKISLITGLGLAFPVILYQLWLFLAPALYPWEKRYVYFFVPFGTLAFVLGGVFFLYLVWPLIISFSLAYESELLFSMLNLTQYVNFCLRLLLLFGVIFELPLIFLILGRAGLVTREMLAGQRRLAILLSAVIAAFHADVVTMIVVAIPIYVMYEVSILLLRLVGEGRPQEAHLPAEPAG; encoded by the coding sequence ATGACGGAGATGTCCTTTTTTGAGCACTTAAACGACCTGCGCAAACGGCTCATCATCTCCTTTGTGGCGCTCTTCATCGCCATGGGCCTCTCCTGGCCCTTGGCTCCCACGGTGCAGCGCTTCATTCAGCGGCCGCTGCTGGAGCCTTCCCTCACCCAGAAGCTCCAGTATCAGGTCTCCCTCTGGACGAGCCAGAAATTTCCCGGGCTGGCGGCCAAGCTGGGGCTCAAGCCCGAGCTGCCCCAGGTGCAGCCTCACAAGCTCAATTACATGGCCCCCTTGGAGCCCTTCTTCGTCCAGATGAAGATCTCCCTGATCACCGGGCTGGGCCTGGCCTTCCCGGTGATTCTCTATCAGTTGTGGCTCTTTCTGGCGCCGGCCCTCTACCCCTGGGAGAAGCGCTACGTCTATTTCTTCGTGCCCTTCGGCACCTTGGCCTTCGTCCTGGGCGGGGTGTTTTTCCTTTATCTGGTCTGGCCGCTGATCATCTCCTTTTCCCTGGCCTATGAGAGCGAACTGCTCTTTTCCATGCTTAACCTGACCCAGTATGTCAATTTCTGCCTGCGCCTGCTTTTGCTCTTCGGAGTGATCTTCGAGCTGCCCCTGATCTTTCTCATCCTGGGCCGGGCCGGACTGGTCACCCGGGAGATGCTGGCCGGGCAGCGCCGCCTGGCCATTCTGCTCAGCGCCGTGATCGCCGCCTTTCACGCCGATGTGGTCACCATGATCGTGGTGGCCATCCCCATCTACGTCATGTACGAGGTGTCCATCCTGCTCCTCCGTCTGGTGGGCGAGGGACGGCCCCAGGAGGCTCACCTGCCGGCTGAGCCTGCCGGCTGA
- a CDS encoding Xaa-Pro peptidase family protein yields MEPVPHSELEQRREKFQSLLKEAGISLALIRQPADLYYYTGTIVEGFLAVPVSGEPRLLVRRPQDHPRRGELPWPLIYYRNLPELPRLLSDLLAPPVVLGLELDVLPATLYLHLKEKLFPQAAIQDVSPLIRRQRMVKSAYELGCIREAATMLAKVHAEIPELLAPGLTELELSARLEYRLRSLGHQGLVRFRRWDLEVFFGHVLSGEAGLAAAYTDTPSGGLGFSAAFPQGPSRKPLNPMEPISVDLAACFGGYIADMTRLYALGGLPDAAWQAFAVVEELYAVFAAEARPGVLPGDLYDRLWQVVKARGWEDCFMGRGPDRVSFLAHGVGLELDELPLITARSPYALEADMVLAFEPKFFLPGIGMVGQEDTCRLTANGVEWLTQAPRGIVIV; encoded by the coding sequence ATGGAACCTGTGCCTCACTCTGAACTGGAGCAGCGCCGGGAGAAATTCCAAAGCCTGCTGAAAGAAGCAGGCATCTCCCTGGCCCTCATCCGCCAGCCGGCGGACCTTTACTACTATACCGGCACCATCGTGGAAGGTTTCCTGGCGGTGCCCGTCTCCGGAGAGCCCCGGCTGCTGGTGCGGCGGCCCCAGGATCATCCCCGCCGGGGCGAGCTCCCCTGGCCCCTGATCTACTACCGGAATTTGCCGGAGCTGCCCCGGCTGCTCTCGGACCTCCTGGCCCCCCCGGTGGTCCTGGGCCTGGAGCTGGACGTCCTGCCCGCAACGCTCTATCTCCACCTCAAGGAAAAGCTCTTTCCCCAGGCGGCCATCCAGGACGTCTCGCCCCTCATCCGCCGCCAGCGCATGGTGAAATCCGCCTATGAGCTGGGCTGCATCCGGGAGGCCGCCACCATGCTGGCGAAGGTGCATGCCGAGATCCCCGAGCTGCTCGCCCCCGGCTTGACCGAGCTGGAGCTCTCCGCCCGGCTGGAGTATCGCCTGCGCTCTCTGGGCCACCAGGGGCTGGTGCGCTTCCGGCGCTGGGACCTGGAGGTCTTCTTCGGGCATGTGCTATCTGGGGAAGCGGGTCTGGCCGCGGCTTACACCGACACCCCCTCCGGGGGCCTGGGCTTCAGCGCCGCCTTTCCCCAGGGCCCGTCCCGCAAGCCCCTTAACCCCATGGAGCCCATCAGCGTGGATCTGGCCGCCTGCTTTGGGGGCTACATCGCCGACATGACCCGCCTCTACGCCCTGGGCGGCCTGCCGGACGCGGCCTGGCAGGCCTTCGCGGTGGTGGAGGAGCTCTACGCTGTCTTTGCGGCCGAGGCCCGGCCGGGCGTGCTCCCCGGAGACCTCTACGACCGCCTCTGGCAGGTGGTCAAGGCCCGGGGATGGGAGGACTGCTTCATGGGCCGGGGGCCGGACCGGGTGAGCTTCCTGGCCCACGGGGTGGGCCTGGAGCTGGATGAGCTGCCCCTCATCACCGCCCGCTCGCCCTATGCCCTGGAAGCCGATATGGTGTTGGCCTTCGAGCCCAAATTCTTTTTGCCGGGCATCGGCATGGTGGGTCAGGAGGACACCTGCCGCCTGACCGCGAACGGCGTGGAGTGGCTGACCCAGGCTCCCCGGGGTATCGTCATCGTTTAG
- a CDS encoding LUD domain-containing protein — protein MRQATHRALAARERLVADYPQWESWRRQARELKARVLARWEENLATLREAVAAWGGEVLWAQDAAQARAQILALARRHGVREVVKSKSMTTEELGLTPALTAAGLDVTETDLGEFIVQLAGHPPAHLTAPALHLDRLEIARLFARHLGYALPAEPPELCAAAARHLAPRFEAAQMGITGVNAATPDGTLVFLENEGNLRRTACTPPVQVAVMGLEKLLLRLTDLEVVLRLLPASATGQRLTALVHLLKGLKDGPYGTQAFYLVLVDNGRRALGAHPELREALFCLRCGACLNICPVFQAGGAHVYGRVYPGAIGILLAPFVPPLGDLPDLCTQCGACGEICPAGIPLPELILSLRRTSRRFHRARLVAGVASHLLRHPALYRRGERLWREGGRLPPSPALPAPAPVSFQALWRQGRVLALPTEGPARQARFPDSGVSSPPPAASPPAPARFAEAGAGYFELTGPEALAAFLREHSQGPFWLEDHPWLVPVAQRLQALGLPARLAAETWAPEADTVVSVGLAAVPETGSVLLAPPSGPARWLPFKACRQVVLVPRQQSHLSLAHSLTLAAARPEPWISWLTGPTRTADIEKVLVLGAQGPGALDVVAYDPGP, from the coding sequence GTGCGCCAAGCCACTCACCGGGCTCTGGCTGCCCGGGAGCGTCTGGTGGCCGATTATCCCCAGTGGGAGAGCTGGCGCCGGCAGGCCCGGGAGCTCAAAGCCCGGGTGCTGGCGCGCTGGGAGGAAAACCTGGCCACCCTCCGGGAGGCGGTCGCGGCTTGGGGGGGCGAGGTGCTCTGGGCTCAGGATGCGGCCCAGGCCCGGGCCCAGATCCTGGCCCTGGCCCGGCGTCATGGCGTGCGGGAGGTGGTGAAATCCAAGTCCATGACCACCGAGGAGCTGGGGCTGACCCCGGCCCTCACCGCCGCCGGCCTGGACGTCACCGAAACCGACCTGGGGGAGTTCATCGTGCAGCTGGCGGGCCACCCCCCGGCCCACCTCACCGCGCCGGCCCTGCACCTGGACCGCCTGGAGATCGCCCGCCTCTTCGCCCGCCACCTGGGCTACGCCCTGCCCGCCGAGCCGCCGGAGCTGTGCGCCGCGGCCGCCCGTCATCTGGCGCCCCGCTTTGAGGCCGCTCAGATGGGCATCACCGGGGTCAATGCCGCCACCCCGGACGGCACCCTGGTCTTTCTGGAAAACGAGGGCAATCTCCGGCGCACCGCCTGCACCCCGCCGGTGCAGGTGGCGGTCATGGGCCTGGAAAAGCTCCTCCTTAGGCTCACGGATCTGGAAGTGGTGCTCCGGCTATTGCCGGCCAGCGCCACCGGCCAGCGCCTCACTGCCCTGGTGCATCTCCTCAAAGGCCTCAAGGACGGCCCTTATGGGACTCAGGCCTTTTATCTCGTCCTGGTGGACAACGGCCGCCGGGCCTTGGGGGCGCACCCGGAGCTCAGGGAGGCCCTCTTCTGCCTGCGCTGCGGCGCCTGCCTCAACATCTGCCCGGTCTTCCAGGCCGGGGGCGCCCATGTGTATGGCCGGGTCTATCCCGGGGCCATCGGCATCCTGCTGGCCCCCTTTGTGCCGCCCCTGGGCGATCTGCCCGACCTGTGCACCCAGTGCGGGGCCTGTGGGGAGATCTGCCCCGCCGGTATCCCCCTCCCGGAGCTCATCTTGAGCCTGCGTCGCACCAGCCGCCGTTTCCACCGGGCCCGCCTTGTGGCCGGGGTTGCCAGCCACTTGCTGAGACACCCCGCCCTGTATCGCCGGGGGGAGAGGCTCTGGCGGGAGGGGGGGCGCCTCCCCCCCTCCCCTGCCCTGCCGGCGCCGGCGCCGGTGAGTTTCCAGGCCCTCTGGCGACAGGGGCGGGTTCTCGCCCTCCCCACCGAAGGCCCCGCAAGGCAAGCGCGGTTTCCAGATTCAGGGGTATCCAGCCCCCCGCCAGCCGCCTCCCCCCCCGCCCCGGCCCGTTTTGCCGAGGCCGGCGCCGGTTACTTTGAATTGACCGGCCCGGAGGCCCTGGCGGCTTTCCTCCGGGAACACAGCCAAGGCCCCTTCTGGCTGGAGGACCATCCCTGGTTGGTGCCGGTGGCCCAAAGGCTTCAGGCCTTGGGGCTCCCGGCCCGGCTGGCGGCGGAGACCTGGGCCCCGGAGGCGGACACCGTGGTCAGCGTGGGGCTGGCCGCGGTCCCGGAAACCGGAAGCGTGCTCCTGGCGCCGCCCTCGGGGCCGGCCCGGTGGCTGCCTTTCAAGGCCTGCCGTCAGGTGGTGCTGGTGCCCCGGCAGCAGAGCCATCTGAGCCTGGCCCACTCCCTGACCCTGGCCGCCGCCCGGCCGGAGCCCTGGATAAGCTGGCTCACCGGCCCCACCCGCACCGCGGATATCGAAAAGGTCCTGGTACTGGGGGCCCAGGGCCCCGGGGCCCTGGACGTGGTGGCCTATGACCCCGGTCCTTGA
- a CDS encoding SurA N-terminal domain-containing protein gives MLKFLRQYSRSWVIAVAIGAIVVVFIFWGIGGFRSPRFEEAATVNGVPILMSRYLQQYNQLLRQYQEMGRGELREEDLKALGLKDRALEILIQEELLRQGARQLGIVVTDEELREHIKGLDIFHEDGRFSQRRYLAALSRARISPADFEEQERLRLLSQRLIQMLTAFAKVSEAELQEILRLGKEEVEVRYLALTPERFVAQQKPSEEEIAAYYRDHAQEFRTPERVKVRYVVFNPESYLAKATVSDREIADYLAEHAADFTRPQVLKVREIFLAASGPPEKRRPVEQKAQGLLRQAKAGADFASLARSHSEDAAAKAKGGELPPVKRGQRDPAWEKVAFGLAPGQVGLAQTAKGFHLIKLEEVLETEKLPEAQAREQAVARLRQEKSRTLAQEAARQARLDLLAGNFAEVAGKLKLTVKETPLFSLGDALPGEEMTRVFKETALALKPQEVSRVVETPMGFVVMQAVEKRPAAVPPLEEVREQVRQAVARQKAKAQAEKEAEQLLNRLRQGEPLAKVAAQAGVPLQESGPFTRAQGFLKQPLAESLTTAAFLLSEKNPYPDKPSFFRDAFYVLAFKARRLPSAEELKKEEDKLREQLLETKRQVLFDAWLTQERRRAVIKVRELPV, from the coding sequence ATGCTGAAATTTTTGCGTCAATACTCCCGCTCCTGGGTCATTGCGGTGGCCATCGGCGCCATCGTGGTGGTCTTCATCTTTTGGGGCATCGGGGGCTTCCGCTCCCCCCGCTTCGAGGAGGCGGCCACGGTGAACGGCGTCCCCATCCTCATGAGCCGCTACCTGCAGCAATATAACCAGCTTCTCCGGCAATACCAGGAGATGGGCCGAGGCGAACTCAGAGAGGAGGACCTCAAGGCCTTGGGACTGAAGGACCGGGCCCTGGAGATCCTCATTCAGGAAGAGCTCCTGAGGCAGGGGGCCCGGCAACTGGGAATCGTGGTCACCGATGAGGAGCTCCGGGAGCACATCAAAGGCCTGGACATCTTCCATGAAGACGGGCGTTTCAGCCAGCGGCGTTACCTGGCGGCCCTGTCCCGGGCCCGCATCAGCCCGGCGGATTTTGAGGAGCAGGAGCGCCTCCGCCTCCTGAGCCAACGCCTCATTCAGATGCTCACCGCCTTCGCCAAGGTCTCCGAGGCGGAGCTTCAGGAGATCCTGCGCCTGGGGAAGGAGGAGGTGGAGGTGCGCTATCTCGCCCTCACCCCGGAGCGCTTCGTGGCCCAGCAGAAGCCCAGCGAGGAGGAGATCGCCGCCTACTACCGGGATCATGCCCAGGAGTTCCGCACCCCCGAGCGGGTCAAGGTGCGCTATGTGGTCTTTAATCCCGAGTCTTACCTGGCTAAGGCCACCGTCTCCGACCGGGAGATCGCCGATTACCTGGCGGAGCACGCCGCCGACTTCACCCGGCCCCAGGTGCTGAAGGTGCGAGAAATCTTCCTGGCCGCCTCCGGACCGCCGGAGAAGCGCCGGCCAGTGGAACAGAAGGCCCAGGGGTTGCTGCGGCAGGCCAAAGCCGGGGCGGATTTCGCTTCCCTGGCCCGCAGCCACTCCGAAGATGCCGCCGCCAAAGCCAAAGGCGGGGAACTGCCGCCGGTGAAGCGGGGCCAGCGGGACCCGGCCTGGGAGAAGGTGGCCTTCGGCCTCGCCCCGGGTCAGGTGGGCCTGGCGCAGACGGCTAAGGGCTTCCACCTCATCAAGCTGGAGGAGGTCCTGGAGACGGAAAAGCTCCCCGAGGCCCAGGCCCGGGAGCAGGCCGTGGCCCGCCTGCGCCAGGAAAAAAGCCGCACCCTGGCCCAGGAGGCGGCCCGCCAGGCCCGGTTGGATTTGCTGGCCGGGAATTTCGCCGAGGTGGCCGGGAAACTCAAACTCACGGTCAAGGAAACGCCCCTCTTCTCCCTGGGGGACGCCTTGCCCGGAGAGGAGATGACCCGGGTCTTCAAGGAGACGGCCCTGGCCCTGAAGCCCCAGGAGGTGAGCCGGGTGGTGGAGACCCCCATGGGGTTTGTGGTCATGCAGGCGGTGGAGAAACGCCCCGCGGCCGTCCCGCCCCTGGAGGAGGTGCGGGAGCAGGTGCGCCAGGCGGTGGCCCGCCAGAAGGCCAAGGCCCAGGCCGAAAAGGAGGCGGAGCAACTCCTTAACCGGCTGCGCCAGGGGGAGCCTCTGGCCAAGGTGGCGGCCCAGGCCGGGGTGCCCCTGCAGGAGAGCGGCCCCTTCACCCGGGCCCAGGGCTTCCTGAAACAGCCCCTGGCGGAGAGCCTCACCACCGCTGCTTTTCTGCTCTCGGAGAAAAACCCCTACCCCGACAAGCCGTCCTTTTTCCGGGATGCTTTCTATGTCTTAGCCTTCAAGGCCCGGCGCCTGCCCTCGGCGGAGGAGCTGAAAAAAGAGGAGGACAAACTCAGGGAGCAGCTCCTGGAGACCAAGCGCCAGGTGCTCTTCGACGCCTGGCTGACCCAGGAGCGCCGCCGGGCGGTCATCAAGGTGCGGGAGCTGCCGGTCTAA
- the ybgF gene encoding tol-pal system protein YbgF, giving the protein MTGHFRTVTLVMWLPLLAVAACDPYMLPGRTRPAPAPVAEAPPPAPPAAAVPGEEARPPDLAEQVKALEARIQNLEMQLKGLRESRYPTATAPGARPGPQAAPSAATPPSPPASGAAKPGLEDKTFGEGMRLYQAKKYASARDKFHAYLRSQPQGPRAAEARFYLADSFYQEKKYREAGVEFNKVLTQHPRSPLAPAAMLRQALCYHHLNQKANYQTTLKKLVQKYPQSPEAKEAQKWLKESR; this is encoded by the coding sequence ATGACCGGGCATTTCCGGACCGTAACCCTGGTGATGTGGCTGCCCCTGCTGGCGGTGGCCGCGTGTGATCCCTACATGCTGCCGGGCCGGACCCGCCCGGCCCCGGCCCCGGTGGCCGAGGCGCCTCCGCCGGCGCCGCCCGCTGCCGCAGTGCCGGGAGAGGAAGCCCGGCCCCCGGATCTGGCGGAGCAGGTGAAGGCCCTGGAGGCCCGCATCCAGAATCTGGAGATGCAGCTCAAGGGGCTGAGGGAATCCCGTTACCCCACAGCTACAGCGCCAGGCGCCCGCCCCGGTCCCCAGGCCGCCCCCTCCGCGGCCACGCCGCCCTCGCCTCCGGCCTCCGGCGCCGCCAAACCCGGGCTGGAAGACAAAACCTTCGGGGAGGGCATGCGGCTCTATCAGGCCAAGAAGTACGCCTCCGCCCGGGACAAGTTCCATGCCTACCTCCGCAGCCAGCCCCAGGGGCCCCGGGCGGCGGAGGCCCGCTTCTACCTGGCCGACAGCTTCTACCAGGAAAAGAAATACCGGGAGGCCGGGGTGGAATTCAATAAGGTCCTCACCCAGCATCCCCGCAGCCCTCTGGCCCCGGCGGCCATGCTGCGCCAGGCCCTGTGTTACCATCACCTGAATCAGAAGGCCAACTACCAGACGACCCTGAAAAAGCTGGTGCAGAAATACCCCCAGAGCCCGGAGGCCAAGGAAGCCCAGAAGTGGCTGAAGGAGAGCCGCTGA